One window from the genome of Buchnera aphidicola (Macrosiphoniella sanborni) encodes:
- the ffh gene encoding signal recognition particle protein, translated as MFKNLTQRLSSSFKKIVNKGRLTEANISDTIREVRKALLEADVALSVIKKFIENVKKKSIGHQINKSLTPGQEFIKIVRNELVFTMGKKNNALNLSIKPPAIVLLIGLQGSGKTTSLAKLAKWIKDKHKKKILIVSTDVYRAAAIKQLEILSHQIEVDFFQSYIHQKPTEITLQAIQYATLKLYDVVLIDTAGRLHIDENMMNELYEIKKISQPIETLLIVDSMMGQDAINMAEIFNNKLLISGIILTKTDSDSRSGVALSMRYITGKPIKFIGTGEKITSLEVFYPERIADRILGMNDIISLIEDIEEKVDKSDIQKLTKKIKQGHDFNLNDFLVQIKQMKKIGGLNYFIDKFSLNNQLSQNPSLLKTDKNTFKKIEAMIYSMTPKERNTPMIIKGSRKRRIALGSGTKIQDVNKLLKNFDDIRRIIKKIKTSGISKVMRGIKNMLPKNF; from the coding sequence ATGTTTAAAAATTTAACTCAGCGTCTATCAAGCAGTTTTAAAAAAATTGTTAATAAAGGTAGACTTACAGAAGCAAATATTTCTGATACTATACGAGAAGTACGAAAAGCCTTATTAGAAGCAGATGTAGCATTATCAGTAATAAAAAAATTTATAGAAAATGTTAAAAAAAAATCTATTGGTCATCAAATTAATAAAAGTTTAACTCCTGGACAAGAATTTATTAAAATCGTTAGAAATGAATTAGTTTTTACTATGGGAAAAAAAAATAATGCATTAAATTTATCTATTAAACCACCTGCTATTGTATTATTAATTGGTTTACAAGGTTCAGGAAAAACTACTAGTTTAGCCAAACTAGCAAAATGGATTAAAGACAAACATAAAAAAAAAATATTAATTGTATCCACTGATGTTTATCGCGCTGCTGCTATTAAACAACTAGAAATATTATCTCATCAAATTGAAGTAGATTTTTTTCAGTCTTATATTCATCAAAAACCTACTGAAATAACTTTACAAGCAATACAATATGCAACATTAAAATTATATGATGTTGTTTTAATTGATACAGCAGGACGTCTTCATATTGATGAAAATATGATGAATGAACTATATGAAATAAAGAAAATATCACAACCTATTGAAACACTATTAATAGTAGATTCTATGATGGGTCAAGATGCTATAAATATGGCAGAAATATTTAATAATAAATTATTAATTTCTGGTATAATTTTAACAAAAACAGATAGTGATTCTAGAAGTGGTGTTGCTTTATCAATGAGGTACATTACTGGTAAACCAATTAAATTTATAGGAACAGGAGAAAAAATTACATCTCTAGAAGTATTTTATCCAGAAAGAATAGCTGATAGAATTTTAGGTATGAATGACATTATATCTCTTATTGAAGATATTGAAGAAAAAGTAGATAAATCAGATATTCAAAAACTAACAAAAAAAATAAAACAAGGTCATGATTTTAATTTGAATGATTTTTTAGTACAAATCAAACAGATGAAAAAAATAGGAGGATTAAATTATTTTATAGATAAATTTTCTTTAAATAATCAATTATCTCAAAATCCATCTTTATTAAAAACAGATAAAAATACATTTAAAAAAATAGAAGCTATGATATATTCAATGACACCTAAAGAAAGAAATACACCAATGATTATTAAAGGATCAAGAAAACGAAGAATAGCTTTAGGATCTGGAACAAAAATACAAGATGTAAATAAATTATTAAAAAATTTTGATGATATACGTAGAATTATAAAAAAAATTAAAACTAGTGGCATATCAAAAGTCATGCGAGGTATCAAAAATATGTTACCTAAAAATTTTTAA
- the rplS gene encoding 50S ribosomal protein L19, with the protein MLNIIQKIEKEQIKKNIPIFRSGDTVEVKVWVIEGSKKRIQSFEGIVIAIKNRHLNSSFTVRKISNGEGVERVFQTHSHSIDEIIVKRKGLVRKAKLYYLRNRTGKAARIKERLN; encoded by the coding sequence ATGCTTAATATAATTCAAAAAATAGAAAAAGAGCAAATAAAAAAAAATATACCCATCTTTAGATCTGGAGATACTGTAGAAGTGAAAGTATGGGTAATAGAAGGCTCAAAAAAACGAATTCAATCTTTTGAAGGAATAGTAATAGCAATAAAAAATCGTCATTTAAATTCATCATTTACAGTTCGTAAGATATCTAATGGAGAAGGTGTAGAACGAGTTTTTCAAACACACTCGCATAGTATCGATGAAATTATTGTTAAAAGAAAAGGTTTAGTTAGAAAAGCAAAATTATATTATTTAAGAAATCGTACTGGTAAAGCCGCTCGTATTAAAGAAAGATTAAATTAA
- the murA gene encoding UDP-N-acetylglucosamine 1-carboxyvinyltransferase, which produces MNKLCIQGNKHLNGNVIISGSKNAALPILFMTILTEEKIKISNVPNLTDIQIALKLLIHLGAKIKKDKILHIDTSSINIFCAPYYLINKIRASIWTLGPLLARFRKAKIFLPGGCKIGSRPIDLHIHGLTQLGATININKNYINAHVKGRFQGKYIFMEKISVGATITIMSAATLAEGLTIIDNAACEPEIIDTAKFLNSIGANITGAGSKKIYIHGVLKLKGGTHKIIPDRIETGTFLIGATISKGYIICHKTEPKHLTNVLIHLSKSGAKITTGKDWIKLDMRGKRPKSLNIKTAPYPGLPTDMQSQFTLLNIISTGVGSITETIFENRFIYASELIKMGAKIKIKNNTITSFGIPKLISSDVLCSDLRGSATLILASCIAIGVTIVNHAHHLFRGYDSFPDKLNKLGADIKII; this is translated from the coding sequence ATGAATAAATTATGCATACAAGGAAATAAACACTTAAATGGTAATGTAATTATTTCTGGATCAAAAAATGCAGCATTACCAATTTTATTTATGACTATATTAACAGAAGAAAAAATTAAAATTAGTAATGTACCTAATTTAACTGATATTCAAATAGCTCTAAAATTACTTATACATCTAGGGGCTAAAATAAAAAAAGATAAAATACTTCACATTGATACAAGTTCAATAAATATTTTTTGTGCACCATATTATTTAATTAATAAAATTAGAGCATCAATTTGGACTCTAGGTCCTCTTTTAGCACGTTTTAGAAAAGCTAAAATATTTTTACCCGGCGGATGTAAAATAGGTAGTAGACCAATAGATTTACATATACATGGTTTAACTCAATTAGGTGCAACTATTAATATAAATAAAAATTATATTAATGCTCATGTTAAAGGACGTTTTCAGGGAAAATATATTTTTATGGAAAAAATTAGTGTAGGCGCTACTATTACAATAATGAGTGCTGCTACATTAGCTGAAGGTTTAACTATTATTGATAATGCAGCTTGCGAACCAGAAATTATTGATACTGCAAAATTTTTAAATTCTATAGGTGCCAATATCACTGGTGCAGGTAGTAAAAAAATATATATTCACGGTGTATTAAAGTTAAAAGGTGGGACACACAAAATTATTCCAGATAGAATTGAAACAGGAACATTTTTAATAGGAGCGACAATTTCAAAAGGTTATATTATTTGTCATAAAACAGAACCTAAACATTTAACAAATGTATTAATTCATTTGAGTAAATCTGGAGCTAAAATTACAACAGGAAAAGATTGGATTAAATTAGATATGAGAGGAAAACGTCCAAAATCTTTAAATATTAAAACTGCTCCATATCCAGGATTACCAACAGATATGCAATCTCAATTTACATTATTGAATATAATTTCTACCGGTGTTGGTAGCATCACTGAAACTATTTTTGAAAATCGATTTATTTATGCTTCTGAATTAATTAAAATGGGTGCTAAAATAAAAATTAAAAATAATACTATTACATCTTTTGGTATACCGAAATTAATATCTTCTGATGTTTTGTGTAGCGATTTACGGGGATCAGCTACATTAATATTAGCAAGCTGTATTGCTATAGGTGTAACAATAGTTAATCATGCTCATCATCTTTTTAGAGGATACGATTCATTTCCTGATAAATTAAATAAATTAGGAGCTGATATAAAAATTATATAA
- the tldD gene encoding metalloprotease TldD — MTFELVGESLLINNQINYQDVFMALEDLCTRNIDYGDCYFQSHIYESWFLEDSIIKEGTYHSDQGVGVRAVKNTSTGFAYADQISLESLRNSTNKACSIIPMKGVRKNKKLSKKQNPFYYSNINPLETFSAKEKIDLLYRVDRIARSIDNRVKEVNANLTGSYEYVLIASTDGNIVADIRPLVQFSINVVVEDHGKRERGRSGGGSRTDYNYFLNKDDISNEIRIENWSKEAVRIALLNLSSKEAPSGTFPVILGSGCPAVLLHEAVGHGLEGDFNRRGTSIFTNMIGKKVASELCTIIDDGTIKNHRGSLTIDDEGTPGQRNILIENGILKKYMQDKLNARLMGMKSTGNGRRESYSCLPMPRMTNTFMLSGKSKIDDIINSVDYGVYAVNFSGGQVDITSGKFVFSTSEAYLIKKGKILTPIKNTTLIGSGLEIMQKISMVGNDLKMDEGTGLCGKDGQNIPVGIGQPSIKLDNLTIGGTI; from the coding sequence ATGACATTTGAATTAGTTGGTGAATCTTTATTAATTAATAATCAAATAAATTATCAAGATGTTTTTATGGCTTTAGAAGATCTTTGTACTCGTAACATAGATTATGGAGATTGTTATTTTCAATCTCATATTTATGAATCTTGGTTTTTAGAAGATAGTATTATTAAAGAAGGTACTTATCATTCAGATCAAGGTGTAGGAGTCAGAGCAGTTAAAAATACAAGTACAGGTTTTGCATACGCAGATCAAATATCTTTAGAATCTCTAAGAAATAGTACTAATAAAGCATGTAGTATTATTCCTATGAAAGGTGTAAGAAAAAATAAAAAATTATCAAAAAAACAAAATCCATTTTATTATAGTAACATCAATCCTTTAGAAACATTTTCTGCAAAAGAAAAAATTGATCTTCTTTATAGAGTAGATCGTATAGCACGCAGTATTGATAATCGAGTTAAAGAAGTAAATGCTAACTTAACAGGGTCATATGAATATGTTTTAATTGCATCTACAGATGGTAATATAGTTGCTGATATAAGACCATTAGTACAATTTTCAATTAATGTTGTAGTTGAAGATCATGGAAAAAGAGAACGTGGTCGCAGTGGTGGAGGCAGTCGTACTGACTATAATTATTTTTTAAATAAAGATGATATTTCAAATGAAATTCGTATTGAAAATTGGTCTAAAGAAGCTGTTCGTATAGCTTTATTAAATCTTTCTTCTAAAGAAGCTCCTTCTGGAACTTTTCCAGTGATTTTAGGATCTGGATGTCCTGCTGTTTTACTACATGAAGCAGTTGGTCATGGTTTAGAAGGTGATTTTAATAGAAGAGGAACTTCTATTTTTACTAACATGATAGGGAAAAAAGTTGCATCTGAATTATGTACTATTATTGATGATGGAACAATAAAAAATCATCGTGGTTCTTTAACCATTGATGACGAAGGTACGCCAGGTCAACGTAATATTTTAATCGAAAATGGAATATTAAAAAAATATATGCAAGATAAATTAAATGCACGTTTAATGGGAATGAAATCTACTGGAAATGGACGTCGAGAATCTTATTCATGTTTGCCTATGCCTCGTATGACTAATACTTTTATGCTATCAGGAAAATCTAAAATAGATGATATAATCAATAGTGTTGATTATGGAGTATATGCAGTAAATTTTTCTGGAGGACAAGTAGATATTACTTCTGGGAAATTTGTATTTTCTACATCAGAAGCATATTTAATCAAAAAAGGAAAAATTTTAACTCCTATTAAAAACACTACATTAATAGGATCAGGTTTGGAAATCATGCAAAAAATATCTATGGTTGGAAATGATTTAAAAATGGATGAAGGAACGGGTCTATGTGGTAAAGATGGTCAAAATATCCCAGTAGGTATAGGTCAACCATCTATTAAATTAGATAATTTGACTATAGGTGGTACTATTTAA
- the rimM gene encoding ribosome maturation factor RimM (Essential for efficient processing of 16S rRNA), whose protein sequence is MKNNINIPIQPLLIGKVGKSYGILGWITIFSFTEEKEKIFSYLPWFFYKEKKWTKIIVDDWKKYKNNFIIHIKEISNRSIIKKFTNSDIIISQYTLPKLKKNNYYWTDIINCQVFNIDKNYLGKVIELTRTKNNDILIIQNPFKISKKNILIPFVENTIIKNIKINNKLIIVQWNKMTYSK, encoded by the coding sequence ATAAAAAATAATATTAATATACCTATTCAACCATTATTAATTGGAAAAGTAGGTAAATCTTACGGAATATTAGGTTGGATAACTATTTTTTCTTTTACAGAAGAAAAAGAAAAAATATTCAGTTATCTACCATGGTTTTTTTATAAAGAAAAAAAATGGACTAAAATAATAGTCGATGATTGGAAAAAATATAAAAATAATTTTATTATACATATCAAAGAAATTTCTAATCGTTCAATAATTAAAAAATTTACTAATTCAGATATAATAATTAGTCAATATACATTACCTAAATTAAAAAAAAATAATTATTATTGGACCGATATTATTAATTGTCAAGTATTCAACATTGATAAAAATTATCTTGGAAAAGTCATTGAGTTAACTAGAACTAAAAATAATGATATTCTGATCATACAAAATCCATTCAAAATATCAAAAAAAAATATTCTAATTCCGTTTGTAGAAAATACAATAATAAAAAATATAAAAATTAATAATAAACTAATAATAGTTCAATGGAACAAAATGACATATTCTAAATGA
- the rpsP gene encoding 30S ribosomal protein S16, which translates to MVKIRLSRYGTKKRPFYKIIVADSRFPRNGRFIERIGFFNPIAKGKSETLKINLERVQYWINQGAQMSERSKKLIKLFNKKEVIL; encoded by the coding sequence ATGGTTAAAATTCGCTTATCAAGATATGGAACAAAAAAACGTCCTTTTTATAAAATCATAGTAGCAGATAGTCGTTTTCCTAGAAACGGTCGTTTTATTGAAAGAATAGGTTTTTTTAATCCTATTGCTAAAGGAAAATCTGAAACGCTTAAAATAAATTTAGAAAGAGTTCAATACTGGATTAATCAAGGAGCTCAAATGTCAGAAAGAAGTAAAAAATTAATAAAATTATTTAATAAAAAAGAGGTTATTTTATAA
- the trmD gene encoding tRNA (guanosine(37)-N1)-methyltransferase TrmD, with protein MKKIHYDSLIYFNIITIFPEIFDALIRYGIIGKAIQKKIINITFLNLRDFSQNKYKSIDDRPYGGGAGMLMSFEPLYLAIQYAKSLFKYSTVIYLSPQGKIFQQKDIKKLITKKKIIFICGRYEGIDQRIIDDQVDEEWSIGDYILSGGELAAMVMIDAISRLIPGVIKTQKSIQEDSFSNNLLDFPHYTRPGTIKEMSVPNVLLSGNHQKIRLWRLQQSLGQTWIKRPDLLKDKILSKEEKKLLYDFKKKNKKKYV; from the coding sequence ATGAAAAAAATACATTATGATTCTTTAATATATTTTAACATTATCACAATTTTCCCTGAAATATTTGATGCACTGATTCGTTATGGTATTATTGGAAAAGCTATTCAAAAAAAAATTATTAATATAACATTTTTAAATTTAAGAGATTTTAGTCAGAATAAATACAAATCTATAGATGATCGTCCTTATGGAGGAGGCGCAGGTATGTTAATGAGCTTCGAACCATTATATTTAGCTATTCAATATGCTAAATCTCTGTTTAAATATTCTACTGTTATTTATTTATCTCCTCAAGGAAAAATATTTCAACAAAAAGATATAAAAAAATTAATAACAAAGAAAAAAATTATCTTTATATGTGGTCGATATGAAGGGATAGATCAGCGTATTATTGATGATCAAGTAGATGAAGAATGGTCTATTGGAGACTATATACTCAGCGGGGGAGAATTAGCTGCTATGGTAATGATTGATGCTATTTCTAGATTAATTCCCGGTGTTATTAAAACTCAAAAATCAATTCAAGAAGATTCTTTTTCTAATAATCTTCTTGATTTTCCTCACTATACTAGACCAGGAACTATAAAAGAAATGTCTGTCCCAAACGTGTTATTATCTGGAAATCATCAAAAAATTCGCCTTTGGCGATTACAACAATCTCTTGGACAAACATGGATAAAACGTCCTGATCTTTTAAAAGATAAAATACTAAGTAAGGAAGAAAAAAAATTACTATATGATTTTAAAAAAAAAAATAAAAAAAAATATGTTTGA
- the rplU gene encoding 50S ribosomal protein L21 has protein sequence MYAVFISGGKQYKAIKNKIVRLEKLNYPVGTTIEFKKILMISQNNSVIIGEPFVKDQIIKANIKHHGRFKKIKIIKFNRRKHYKKQQGHRQYFTDVKIIDINNIT, from the coding sequence ATGTATGCAGTTTTTATAAGTGGTGGAAAACAATACAAAGCAATTAAAAATAAAATTGTTAGATTAGAAAAATTAAACTATCCAGTTGGCACAACTATAGAATTTAAGAAAATTTTAATGATCTCTCAAAATAATTCTGTAATAATTGGAGAACCTTTTGTTAAAGATCAAATAATAAAAGCAAATATCAAACATCACGGTCGTTTTAAAAAAATTAAAATTATAAAATTTAATCGCCGTAAACACTATAAAAAACAACAAGGTCATCGTCAATATTTTACTGATGTAAAAATTATAGATATTAATAATATCACATAA
- the cgtA gene encoding Obg family GTPase CgtA translates to MKFIDQTIIQVIAGNGGNGCVNFRREKYIPKGGPDGGDGGDGGNIWIEANRHLNTLIDLKFKKNFQAQHGQNGSGKKCSGKKGKDIKIYVPQGTKIINYQTREKISDLIHHKQKILIAQGGWHGLGNARFKSSTNRTPTQYTLGQKGETREIQLELMLIADVGTLGMPNVGKSTLVSNISGAKTKIASYPFTTLNPILGCVTNNNKKFIIADIPGIIQGASYGCGLGIHFLKHLTRCKLLLHIVDLVPQNNYHPKDNIKIVLNELKKYSLELYKKPRWLVFNKTDLLSQQEIDQIIYEIQLNFKIPNQYYLISSLDKNSMKKLCFDISQYLEK, encoded by the coding sequence ATGAAATTTATTGATCAAACTATAATACAAGTTATTGCTGGAAATGGTGGAAATGGTTGTGTTAATTTTAGAAGAGAAAAATATATTCCTAAAGGAGGACCAGATGGAGGAGATGGTGGAGATGGTGGAAATATTTGGATAGAAGCTAACAGACATTTAAATACACTAATAGATTTAAAATTTAAAAAAAATTTTCAAGCTCAACATGGACAAAATGGATCAGGAAAAAAATGCTCTGGAAAAAAAGGAAAAGATATCAAAATATATGTACCTCAGGGAACAAAAATCATTAATTATCAAACACGTGAAAAAATTAGTGATTTAATTCATCATAAACAAAAAATATTAATTGCTCAAGGAGGCTGGCATGGTTTAGGTAATGCTAGATTCAAATCTTCAACAAATCGTACACCTACACAATATACATTAGGTCAAAAAGGAGAAACAAGAGAAATACAACTGGAGCTGATGTTAATAGCAGATGTTGGAACATTAGGAATGCCTAATGTTGGAAAGTCAACTTTAGTTTCAAATATTTCTGGTGCTAAAACAAAAATAGCAAGCTATCCATTTACAACATTAAATCCTATTTTAGGTTGCGTGACTAACAATAATAAAAAATTCATTATAGCGGACATCCCAGGTATTATTCAAGGAGCATCGTATGGTTGCGGATTAGGCATACATTTTTTAAAACACTTAACTAGATGCAAATTACTTCTTCATATAGTTGATTTGGTTCCACAAAATAATTATCATCCAAAAGACAATATCAAGATAGTTTTAAATGAATTAAAAAAATATAGTCTAGAACTATATAAAAAACCAAGATGGCTAGTATTTAATAAAACTGATTTATTAAGTCAACAAGAAATTGATCAAATTATTTATGAAATTCAACTTAATTTTAAAATACCAAATCAATATTATTTAATTTCATCTCTAGATAAAAACAGTATGAAAAAATTATGTTTTGATATCAGTCAATATTTAGAAAAATAA
- the aroQ gene encoding type II 3-dehydroquinate dehydratase, giving the protein MKNIINVLVVNGPNLNLLGTREVDIYGNTKLSNLIENMQKKSKKNNISLHHIQSNAEHVLIDNIHKAKDNQIDYIIINPAAFTHTSIAIRDALIAVNIPFIEVHISNIFSREQFRSHSWLSDISQGVISGLGIDGYYWALKTISNRLKYKFELK; this is encoded by the coding sequence ATGAAAAATATTATAAATGTATTAGTGGTTAATGGACCAAATTTAAATCTTTTAGGAACACGAGAAGTAGATATTTATGGAAATACCAAATTATCTAATTTAATAGAAAACATGCAAAAAAAATCAAAAAAAAATAATATATCATTACATCATATTCAATCTAATGCTGAACATGTTCTTATTGATAATATTCACAAAGCTAAAGACAATCAAATTGACTATATTATTATTAATCCAGCAGCGTTTACACATACTAGCATAGCTATAAGAGACGCATTAATTGCAGTGAACATTCCTTTTATTGAAGTTCACATTTCTAACATCTTTTCTCGAGAGCAATTTCGTTCACATTCATGGTTATCTGATATTTCTCAAGGTGTTATATCTGGATTAGGAATAGATGGTTATTATTGGGCTCTTAAGACAATATCGAATAGATTAAAATATAAGTTTGAATTAAAATAA
- the rpsI gene encoding 30S ribosomal protein S9 — translation MIANENYGTGRRKSSSARVFLRSGNGEIFINKRSLNDYFGRKTSCMIVRQPLDLVDMTDKFNIYITVKGGGISGQAGAIRQGITRALIKYNPLFRFELRKSGFVTRDSRQVERKKVGFRKSRKRPQFSKR, via the coding sequence ATGATTGCTAATGAAAATTATGGCACTGGTCGTCGAAAAAGTTCTTCTGCAAGAGTATTTTTAAGATCTGGTAATGGAGAGATTTTTATTAATAAACGTTCTTTAAATGACTATTTTGGTCGTAAAACTTCTTGTATGATTGTTCGTCAACCGTTAGATTTAGTTGATATGACAGATAAATTTAATATTTATATTACAGTAAAAGGTGGAGGTATTTCAGGTCAAGCAGGTGCTATTCGTCAAGGTATTACTCGTGCTTTAATTAAATATAATCCATTATTTCGCTTTGAATTAAGAAAATCTGGTTTTGTAACACGTGATTCACGTCAAGTAGAACGTAAAAAAGTAGGTTTTAGAAAATCTAGAAAACGTCCACAATTTTCTAAACGTTAA
- the rplM gene encoding 50S ribosomal protein L13, producing MKTFSIKLNDIKRNWYYVDATNKILGRLASVLSSYLRGKYKTEYTPYLDTGDYIIVINASKILVTGKKKINKIYYHHTGYVGGIKQARFEEIIASHPERIIKNAVKGMLPKGPLGRAMFKKLKVFSDETHNHIAQCPKLLNIL from the coding sequence ATGAAAACATTTTCAATAAAATTAAATGATATTAAAAGAAATTGGTACTATGTCGATGCTACTAATAAAATATTGGGTAGGTTAGCAAGTGTCTTATCATCTTATTTAAGGGGGAAATATAAAACTGAATATACCCCGTATCTTGATACTGGTGATTATATTATTGTTATAAATGCTTCAAAAATATTAGTTACAGGAAAAAAAAAGATTAATAAAATATACTATCATCATACAGGTTATGTTGGTGGTATCAAGCAAGCTAGATTTGAAGAAATAATAGCATCACATCCAGAGAGAATAATAAAAAATGCTGTAAAAGGTATGTTACCTAAAGGTCCTTTAGGACGTGCTATGTTTAAAAAATTAAAAGTATTTTCTGATGAAACCCATAATCATATTGCTCAATGTCCTAAATTATTAAATATTTTATAA
- the rpmA gene encoding 50S ribosomal protein L27 — protein MAHKKAGGSTRNGRDSNAQRLGVKCFGGQLISSGSIIVKQRGTKFHPGKNVGCAKDHTIFATVTGKVEFKKKGLKKRTFINVIN, from the coding sequence ATGGCACATAAAAAAGCAGGTGGATCAACTAGAAATGGGAGAGATTCTAATGCTCAAAGACTCGGTGTAAAATGTTTTGGAGGTCAACTCATTTCTTCAGGAAGTATTATTGTTAAACAACGTGGTACAAAATTTCATCCAGGAAAAAATGTAGGTTGTGCAAAAGACCATACAATTTTTGCTACTGTAACAGGAAAAGTGGAATTTAAAAAAAAAGGATTAAAAAAAAGAACATTTATAAATGTTATAAATTAA
- a CDS encoding chorismate mutase, protein MPTENSLFFFREQINNIDKKIVKLLAERKYLVLKIAESKIQNKKEIRDLEREKNMLNKLTILAKKNDLKPKYIIQLFQLIIKESVLTQQKILKQFINKNPIHASFSFLGPQGSYSYIAAHKYANHIFQKYNIKACSTFEEVILSVENNQSDYAILPIENTCSGAINEVFNFLKYTSLFIVGEINILINHCLLGHKNVEIDKIQNIYSHPQPFKQCSNFLKKFPKWKIKYTKSTADAMKKVSEDNKDNNAVLGSEIGGKIYGLKILSRNLANEEKNITRFIILHQKTIEIDKEKSNKTTLLFTIEKQSKDLSNLLFTLQKKKIIMKQLTSQISDQNSWEQIFYIDLQLNLSSQTINEILEKIKKFTTFIKILGRYPHDNKIITMP, encoded by the coding sequence ATGCCTACTGAGAATTCTTTATTTTTCTTTCGTGAACAAATTAATAATATTGATAAAAAAATTGTAAAATTATTAGCAGAAAGAAAATATTTAGTATTAAAAATCGCTGAATCTAAGATACAAAATAAAAAAGAAATAAGAGATTTAGAACGAGAAAAAAATATGCTAAATAAACTAACTATTTTAGCAAAAAAAAATGATCTTAAACCTAAATATATAATACAACTCTTTCAATTAATTATTAAAGAATCAGTTTTAACTCAACAAAAAATACTAAAACAATTTATTAATAAAAATCCAATTCATGCTAGTTTTTCTTTTCTTGGACCTCAAGGTTCCTATTCTTATATTGCTGCTCATAAATATGCAAATCATATTTTTCAAAAATACAATATAAAAGCATGCTCAACATTTGAAGAAGTCATTTTATCAGTCGAAAATAATCAATCAGATTATGCTATTTTACCAATTGAAAATACTTGTTCTGGTGCTATCAATGAAGTCTTTAATTTTTTAAAATACACTAGTTTATTCATTGTCGGAGAGATTAATATTTTAATTAATCATTGTCTACTTGGACATAAAAACGTTGAAATAGATAAAATTCAAAATATATATAGTCATCCTCAACCATTTAAACAATGTAGTAATTTTTTAAAAAAATTTCCAAAATGGAAAATAAAATATACTAAAAGCACAGCAGATGCTATGAAAAAAGTTTCTGAAGATAATAAAGATAACAATGCAGTATTAGGTAGTGAAATAGGAGGTAAAATTTACGGATTAAAAATATTATCTAGAAATTTAGCAAATGAAGAAAAAAACATTACAAGATTTATTATATTACATCAAAAAACTATTGAAATTGATAAAGAAAAATCTAATAAAACAACTTTACTATTTACTATAGAAAAACAATCAAAAGATCTTTCTAATTTATTGTTTACATTACAAAAAAAGAAAATTATTATGAAACAGCTTACCTCTCAAATATCAGATCAAAATTCATGGGAACAAATATTTTATATTGATCTGCAATTAAATCTATCGTCACAAACAATAAACGAGATTCTTGAAAAAATTAAAAAATTTACTACATTCATAAAAATTTTAGGTCGTTATCCTCATGATAATAAAATTATCACAATGCCTTAA